A DNA window from Flavisolibacter ginsenosidimutans contains the following coding sequences:
- the nagA gene encoding N-acetylglucosamine-6-phosphate deacetylase — protein MITALTNGILFTGTERIENKALLFDEEGIREIVGNNKIPTDATIIDCKGVYVAPGLIDLQIYGAGGYLFSAKPSAEALQAITDAIVQSGTTSFLLTLATNSVPIYRDAIHTVRYNPHPALLGLHLEGPYINQEKKGAHLEEFIKVPTTEEVEAMCDEAQGILKMVTLAPEVTDPSVIRLLVNNGVIVSAGHSNATYEEGLKGFEAGIQTVTHFFNAMSSLHHRATGLPGATAVANVYASIIADGIHVDYSTVVLSKKMLGEKLFLITDAVEESSEGPYLHVKTEDRFTLPDGTLSGSKLTLLQAVKNCVQHCSIPLDEALRMASTYPANLLGTQDLGRFEAGAKANILLFDEDFNVLGVYLEGKNQQ, from the coding sequence ATGATTACGGCATTAACCAACGGCATTTTATTTACCGGAACGGAAAGGATTGAAAACAAAGCTTTGTTGTTTGACGAGGAAGGCATCAGGGAAATCGTCGGAAACAACAAGATACCCACCGATGCAACAATCATTGATTGCAAAGGTGTCTATGTTGCACCGGGACTGATTGACTTGCAGATTTACGGTGCCGGCGGTTACCTCTTCTCTGCAAAACCATCCGCAGAAGCTTTGCAAGCCATCACCGATGCCATTGTGCAGAGCGGCACCACAAGCTTTTTGCTTACGCTTGCCACCAACTCTGTTCCCATTTACCGCGACGCGATTCATACCGTGCGGTACAATCCGCATCCGGCTTTGTTGGGCCTGCATCTGGAAGGCCCGTATATCAATCAAGAGAAAAAAGGCGCACACCTTGAAGAATTTATTAAGGTGCCAACAACCGAAGAAGTAGAAGCCATGTGCGACGAGGCCCAAGGCATTTTAAAAATGGTGACGCTTGCACCAGAAGTAACCGATCCTTCTGTAATTCGGCTTTTGGTAAACAATGGTGTAATAGTTTCGGCGGGACACAGCAACGCCACTTACGAAGAAGGCCTGAAAGGTTTTGAAGCCGGCATTCAAACCGTCACGCATTTTTTCAACGCGATGTCTTCCCTGCACCACCGCGCCACCGGCCTGCCCGGCGCAACAGCGGTAGCCAATGTTTATGCCAGCATTATAGCTGACGGCATTCACGTAGATTATTCTACCGTCGTTCTAAGTAAAAAAATGCTTGGCGAAAAACTTTTTCTCATTACCGACGCGGTGGAAGAAAGTTCGGAAGGCCCTTACCTGCACGTAAAAACCGAAGACCGCTTTACACTGCCCGACGGAACGCTTTCAGGCTCAAAACTTACCTTGTTGCAAGCCGTAAAAAATTGCGTGCAGCATTGCAGCATTCCCTTGGACGAAGCCCTGCGCATGGCTTCTACTTATCCCGCCAATCTTCTCGGCACACAAGATTTGGGAAGATTCGAAGCCGGCGCAAAAGCCAACATTCTTTTGTTTGATGAAGACTTCAACGTCCTCGGCGTTTACCTTGAAGGAAAGAATCAACAGTAA
- the yidC gene encoding membrane protein insertase YidC, giving the protein MKFDRNTVIGFVLLALLFLGMFWFNSKEQNRYLAEKHKTDEIKRIQDSTKRATDSIARFQQLDTLKTPVQVVHTAADSAGFQQALQGTEATTTAENDLIKVVFTNKGGQPKLVELKKFKGPDSSDVKLGATDFDRINYTIAAAQNKTVAVDSLYFSAPEKATAADGSTTVTYRARSAEGKEIVHQFVIHPNNYMVDFTISIDGAQQVIGGNTLNLTWQANAVQQQKDISYERGQSKIGYRFEGNFDNHTAIGGGSKEFKSTVNWVAVKQQFFNYTLLAKNGFSSGNLIWSAPTDSSNIVAQATANMQLPLQNNKAELAFYYGPNDYTTLKQYHNDMEDMVDLGSGMFAFVKYINRFIILPAFNFFSKFTPNYGIAILLLTLLIRLIISPLTYSSYLSGAKMKVLRPEIEQLKVKTGGDQQAMSMEQMKLFREAGVNPLGGCIPALFQVPIFFALYSFFNSNVALRGQGFLWANDLSQYDSIFHIPFSIPLYGDHVSLFTITAVLTSFLISLYSMSMTPDQGNPVMKYMPYFFPFILLFVFNKLPAGLTWYYTVSNLITLGLQFVIQTYIIDHDKILAKMEANRKKPKTKSKWAERMEQMQEQQKQVQQQRKK; this is encoded by the coding sequence ATGAAGTTTGACCGCAATACCGTTATTGGTTTTGTTCTTCTTGCGCTGCTTTTCTTGGGCATGTTTTGGTTTAACAGCAAGGAACAAAACCGCTATCTCGCCGAGAAACACAAAACAGACGAGATAAAAAGAATTCAGGACAGCACCAAAAGAGCGACTGACTCAATAGCCCGCTTTCAACAACTGGACACATTAAAAACACCGGTGCAGGTTGTGCATACCGCAGCCGACAGCGCCGGTTTTCAGCAGGCCTTGCAAGGAACCGAGGCAACAACGACCGCTGAAAACGATTTGATCAAAGTGGTGTTCACCAACAAAGGCGGACAACCCAAGCTGGTAGAATTGAAAAAATTCAAAGGCCCTGACAGCTCGGACGTGAAGTTGGGCGCTACCGATTTCGACCGCATCAATTACACCATTGCGGCCGCGCAAAACAAAACCGTTGCCGTTGACAGCCTTTATTTTTCAGCACCTGAAAAAGCAACGGCAGCCGATGGTTCAACAACGGTTACGTACCGTGCCCGTTCCGCCGAAGGCAAAGAGATCGTTCACCAGTTTGTGATTCACCCGAACAATTACATGGTGGACTTTACCATCAGCATTGACGGGGCGCAACAAGTAATTGGCGGCAATACGCTCAACCTCACCTGGCAGGCCAATGCGGTGCAGCAACAAAAAGACATTTCTTACGAAAGAGGGCAGTCGAAAATCGGTTACCGCTTCGAGGGCAATTTTGACAATCATACCGCCATTGGCGGCGGCAGCAAGGAGTTCAAAAGCACGGTAAACTGGGTGGCCGTAAAGCAACAGTTTTTCAATTATACCCTGTTGGCCAAAAACGGTTTTAGCAGCGGCAATCTTATTTGGTCGGCGCCTACCGACAGCAGCAACATTGTGGCGCAAGCAACGGCCAACATGCAATTGCCTTTGCAAAACAACAAAGCCGAACTGGCTTTTTATTACGGCCCGAACGATTACACCACGCTAAAGCAATACCACAACGACATGGAAGACATGGTGGATTTGGGCAGCGGCATGTTTGCCTTTGTCAAATACATCAACCGCTTCATCATCCTTCCGGCCTTTAATTTTTTCAGCAAGTTTACGCCCAACTACGGCATTGCCATTTTGCTGCTTACGCTTCTCATTCGGTTAATCATTTCGCCGTTAACGTACAGCAGTTATTTGAGCGGCGCCAAAATGAAAGTCTTACGACCGGAGATTGAGCAACTGAAAGTTAAAACTGGCGGCGACCAGCAGGCCATGAGCATGGAGCAAATGAAGCTCTTTCGCGAAGCCGGCGTAAACCCGCTGGGTGGCTGTATTCCGGCGTTGTTTCAAGTCCCGATTTTCTTTGCCCTGTACAGCTTTTTTAACTCCAACGTGGCCTTGCGCGGACAAGGTTTTTTGTGGGCGAACGACCTTTCGCAGTACGACTCCATCTTCCACATCCCGTTCAGCATTCCGCTCTACGGCGACCACGTAAGTTTGTTCACCATCACCGCGGTTCTCACGTCTTTCCTCATTTCGCTTTACAGCATGAGCATGACGCCCGACCAAGGCAATCCGGTGATGAAGTACATGCCGTACTTTTTCCCTTTCATCCTGTTGTTTGTGTTCAACAAATTGCCCGCGGGTTTAACCTGGTACTACACGGTATCAAACCTGATTACGCTGGGCTTGCAGTTCGTCATTCAGACTTACATCATTGACCACGACAAGATCCTGGCAAAAATGGAAGCCAACCGCAAAAAGCCCAAGACGAAAAGCAAGTGGGCCGAACGGATGGAGCAGATGCAGGAGCAACAAAAGCAAGTGCAGCAGCAACGAAAGAAATAA